TTTAGGGATTCTAAAGTATTTTGTTCATTCGTCAATAAATCTTGTTTTTCAAAAAGCTCTGTGCTATCTAGCAAACCATTTTCAACCTTTAAACGCGTCAGCTCCAAAGCGTCTTGATAATGCACAATATTTTCCTGCGTTAAAATAAGATTACAAGAGGATTCAAGCAATGTAAAATAAAGAATCGCTACATCACCTAAAAGCGTAATTTTAGCATTTTCCAAATCTTGCAAGGATTTCTCATAAAGAGAGGCTTTGGCATTTTTGGCATATTGTAATCTTCCGAACAAATCCACTTCCCACGAGAGTGTCGCGCCTACTGCGGAGGTATAAGATTGAGTTTTCTGTATGGGTATTGTATTGGTGCGCGTATGCGATTCGTTGGCATTAACACTTCCATCTACGCTTGGAAAGATTGCTCCCCACGCACTTTTAAGTTGCGCCTTAGCCTGCAAGATTCTTGTATTCATAATTTGCAAATCCAAGTTATTGCCTAAAGCAATTTCAAAAAGATTTGCTAGAGTAGAATCGTTAAACAAAAGATTCATTTGCTCTATTGGCGACGCTTTGGCAAGAGGTTGGGATTCCATATCTACGCTGATTAAAGCGGTATTTTGGAAAGTTTGTGGGAGTGCTTGAGTGATTTCTGAATCTTTTGGCAAATTTGCAGCACAGCCAAAAAACATTCCGCTTGCAAATACTAAGATTATAAAATGTCTCCACGAAATCTTATGCAAAATCTGTTGCAACAAAATATCTCCTTAAAATAAAGCCAACATTCTATACCAAAACCCTAAAGCAAATGTGAATTTTTCATCAACCAAAACAACTTCTACAAAATCAATGAATTAAAAACAAACTTTAAGGATTCTGCAAAATCTGTTGCGTGTTGATTTTAAAATCAAAGTATTTAGAGCGCAACTTAGAAGCGGCAATGGTTGTAAATTGCGAAGCGGCGGCACTAAAATTTTTTTCTTGCAGGAATAAAATTCCATTTGCGATTCTTGTTTCATAATTTGTCGGCGCTTCCAATTTGGAAAGCTGTAAAAGTGTAGAGGCATTTTCAATATGTCCTGCGCCAATAGCAGCCACCGCACCCAAAAAGAGCGTTTGCGTATCTTGCTCTTTAAAATCATCAATCAAGCTGTTATAAAGCGTAAAAGATTTTTCAAATTCCTGTAAATACAAATAAGTCAATGCCAAAGCCTGAATTACCCCGCGTGCGTCTTTTTGTTCGGTAATAAGACGCATATCCAAATCTTGCTGAACATAATGCAAAGTCCCAATAATATGCGCAACTTCAATATACATTTCACGCACAACAGACGCTCCATAATAAATGGAATCGCGGTTAATTTTTGGGTCTTGGTAATAATTTTGCAACTTCAAAGCAAGAGATTTAGGCTCATCTTGATAATTGATAGCCAAAAGCGATAAAAGATTGCTAATGGGGTCATTAGGATAGAGCCGTTTCAATCCCTCTGCAGATTTCACAAGCAAGGTTTGATTATTCATCTGCACGCCTTGCGCAAAATCCAAAGCATAATAAATCGCAACATTGTCTTCTTTGTTTTCAAGAGACTGCAAAGGCGTTGGAATACCATCTCTTGCGAAATTTAACAAAGCTTGAATAAATTCTTGCTCCTCGGCATTGCCTTGAAAATTGACAATTTCTCTTCCAATTTCACTTTCCAATCGCCCCGTATCGCGATAGGTTAATTTGGCAGTGATAAGGGCAAAAATTCCTGCATACAAGTCTTTTGGATTCAAGTGAAAAGAACGTAAAAAATGCTGATAAGCCGCGTCAAAATTACCCATTTGCGCATAATTTAGTCCTAAATTGTAATGCAAAATAGAATGATTGGGATAAGCATTAACAACTTCTAGCAATAAGGCATTAGCATTCCGAATATTTCCATTAAGCGTTTCTAAAATCGCATTAGCAATATTGCGATTCATTCTTGAAATCGTCTGTCCGCGCAGTAGAATCTCTTTTGCCTCTTGCAGATTCTCAATCCGAATATTAATGCCACCCTCTTGAATCACATTAAAAGCTTCTTTAGCGTCAAAGACTTTATAAGAGGCAAAATAAAACAAAACATTATAGGCGTTGAGCTTTTGCCCTATAAAATTATCCCAAAAACGTTTTTGTGCAACATCAATATTAAAAAAATCATCACGCAAAGTGATTTGAATCGGATAAGGATTGCGGTCTAACGCTTCTTGATTTTGAGAATATTTATTTGCAAGCCGCGCAGCCTGACTATATTCTGTTAATTGTAGTTTCACAAGCATTAAGGCAATATCGGATTCCAAAGTGCTTCCAAATGTATCAATACTTTGCGTTAGAAGCTTGTTTGCTTCATTGTAGTCCCCGATGCGCGCATAAAGCAAAGCAAGATTAAACCAAGTTTTTGGGTCAGTAGAATTTCTATTTAACGCATCAATGGCTTTATAATTGTTATTAAAATACGCATACATTGTGGCTAAAAGCTGATTTGTTTCCTCTTGATAATAATCGGAAGAAGGATGAATCAAAGAAGAAAAAGCTTCCAAATAATTACCCAAATAAAAATTTGTCAGCGCATATAGATAGGAATAAATAGGCAAATTCCCTGTTTTTGGAAGATAAGTCTGCGCAAGTTGCAGATAATAACGATACTTCAAGGGTTCTTGTAGATACAACGAACAAATCGCGGCATTCAACGAACTAATCACTCTATCTTCCCCTAAATCAATAGCTTTTTGGAAAGAATTTAACGCTTCCAAATAGGATTTTTCTTCCATTTGCGCTACACCTAAATTATAATTAGAAAGCCCTTCAGAATAATTAGAAATCTTGTTATACAAATCCAATGCCTCTAGTTTATTGCCGTTAGTGTAAAGAAAATTTGCTTTTTTAATCAGTGCCTCTAAGTTTTCGGCATCTGTAATAATGTCTTCCCCTTTTTTAATACTAAAATCTATGGGTGGCAAGGCATTTGTTTGTGTCTGTGGTGGTTGAACTTCACGCGTCAAAACTAAACCAATCAAAAAAATAAATCCAAGTATAAAAAACCCAAATAAAACTGCCAAAATAACACTTATTTTTTTATGCTGATTGAAAAACTCTAAAAGTTTTTCAATTTTATTTTGCGGTTTAGATTCTTGTGGTTCTTTTTTTAAAATATCATCTAAAACACCAAAATTGTCATCAAGCTGAATCACTTGATTGTTTTCTTGATTTTGTGGCATAAAACTACCTCAAATAAGGCTCTAAAACTAAAGGAATCTTAATATTCCCATCTTTTTGTTGATAATTCTCCATAATCGCAACCAATGTGCGCCCCACAGCCAAGCTTGAACCATTTAAGGTATGGACTAATTGATTTTTCTTTTTAGAATCTTTATAACGAATCTTTGCGCGTCTTGCCTGAAAATCGCGTGTATTGGAAATAGAACTAATTTCACGATAGCAATTTTGTCCGGGTAACCATACTTCAATATCCACCGTGTTGCTTGCACAAAATCCCAAATCCCCTCCACAAAGCTGCACCAAACGATGTGGAAGCCCCAAAGAAACCAAAAGCTTTGAAGCACACGCAATCATGCGCTCTTGCATCATATCGCTTTCTTTTGGTGTTGTAATCGCAACCAACTCTACTTTATCAAATTGATGTTGGCGGATAATTCCGCGTGTATCTCGCCCTGCACTTCCCGCTTCTTTTCTAAAGCAAGGCGTATAAGCCGTCAGCATAAGAGGTAATTCCTCTTCGTCTAAGATTTCATCACGATAAAGATTCGTGAGTGTTACCTCTGCTGTAGGTATCAAATAAAGCTCGTGTCCTTTTTTAGCATTTTTTTCATTGGATTCCTCTTCTTCAAATTCTGATATTTTAAACAAATCATTTTCAAATTTTGGCAACTGACCCGTGCCAAAGAGAGTTTGTGCATTCGCAACTGCAGGTGTTCCAATCTCACTAAAACCACATTTGGAGTTAAAATCCAGCATATAATTAATAAGTGCGCGTTCCAACTTCGCTCCCATCCCCATAAATACGCTAAAGCGGCTTTTTGCAAGCTTCACTCCACGCTCAAAATCAATCCACCCATTTTGCTCCGCTAGCTCCCAATGCTCTTTGGGTTTAAAATCAAAATGTGTAGGTTCTAATACTTTTTTAATCTCAACATTATCCTTTTCATCTTTTCCAAAAGGCGTTTTAGAATCAGGAATATTAGGAATATTATGAGAAAACTCTTGCAATTTATTTTCCCACAATTCTACTTCTTGGGAATAAAGCGCAATTTGCCCTTTTAGCAAATCGCATTCCTCTTTGAGCGCATTAATATCGCCCCCTTCTTGTTTGATTTTGGCAAATAGCTTAGTTTTGGCATTTTGCGTGGCTTGCAATTCCTCTAAAGCAGATTTTTTTTGTTTATAATTCAAACTGCTTTCACGCAATGTATTCAAAAACACTGCGTCAATATTGCGTTTAGACAATTTATCCATCACCTCTTCAAAGTGATTTGTAAGAAGTTTTAAATCAATCATAATAAATCCCAAAAAAATTAAATGGCTAGATTCTACACTAAGGCTTGTTAAAACACACTAAAAAATTTATAAAAATCATTCGAAATTATGCAAGAATAATGTATAATCTAAATTTATGTTTAAGCTTTAAAAGAATTGGGTTTAATCTAAAAATAATTTGTTTTGGAGAATTAAAATTGAATTCAGTTGGAAATTTTGCAATTGTGCTTGGTATTTTATGTTTAGTATCAATTGTAGTTTTGGCAATTACCGCAATTTCAGTCAGTAAAAGTGGAGGAAAACTCACTTCTTTTGAAAAAAAGATTCTCTTTGCAGTAGCTTTTTTGCTTTGCTCTGGAATCATCTTGCTCTACATTTTTTCTAATTTAAGCCTATTTTTTGCATTATTTTCTTAGACTTTTTGGTTTTTCCAAATACCACTTTGAAAAATTTTCCAATACACAAACGCACGCAAGAAAGTTTCCAAACAAATGCAAAGATAAATATAAATTGCGGGATAACCTCTTGTAGCAATAAAATAACAAGGCACAACGCGCAAGCCCCAAATCATTATGCTATTAATCACAAGCGTGATTTTTGTAATGCCCGCTCCACGCAATGCACCATCAAGAATACAAATAAACGCAAAAGCAATTTGTGAGATTCCAATAGGCACAAGATAATGGACGCTTGCGAGAATCGTAGCGGAATCCTCACTAAAAAAACTAGACCAAAAGGGAGCAAAAACACTCATAAAAAACCCCACAATCCCCATAAAGATTCCGCCAAGCAGTAGAGTATTGAGGGTGGAGTATTTTGCTTCTAATGGTTTTTTTGCTCCAAGATTCTGCCCCATAAGTGCCATTGCAGCAATCATAAAACCAAATCCGGGCATAAAAGCAAATCCTTCAATTCTCGTAGCGATTTGATAGCCTGCTAAATCGTAAGTCCCATAAAACGCGACAAATTTCGTCATCACGATGATTGCAAAAAGCGTAAAAAGACGCTCACAACCGCTAGGGATTCCAACAATAAAAGCGCGTTTAATATAATCAAAATTGATTCTACCTTTAAGCGAAATGGGGCTATTTTTGTAAAATAAAAGGCAAGAAAACAAAGCGGAGGTTTCTAAAAAATTAACCACCAAAGTTCCAATTGCTGCACCCACAACACCCAATGCAGGCACAAAAAGGAATCCAAAAATCAAAGTATATTTTACAATGGGATTTAAAAGTGTAATGACAATTTTAATATAAAAAGGTAGCTTCGTTGCTCCAGCTGCTGAAAATGCAGAAATGCTTACTTGCTTTATCAACAATAAAGGCACACTAAAAAGCACGACACTTAAATAACTACTTCCGATTTCGTGTGCTTGGGATTCTATCCCAATCCAAGCAAAGAAAAATTCAAAGCCCCAAAACGCAGACAGCATTAAAGGCAGAGAAAAGACAAAAGCGGCGAAACTCAAGCTCATTACTACTTCATTAGCAGCCTTTTTGTCGTTTGCTCCCAAAAATCGTGAAACCAAAGCACTATTTCCGACAAAAATAATCGTGCTAAAGGCAAAAAGCAACATAATGAAGTTTAAGCTCACTCCCACAGCAACAATCGCACTTGCTCCAAATGTGCCAATCATTAGCAAGTCTATGGAAAGATTAATAATATCCAAAAGCGAATTTAAACCAGAGGGAATTGCGATATTTAGGATTCTATGGCTACGCTCTTTGGAATAAAATCGTATTTTATCGCGCATTTTCTTCCTTTTTGCTTCTTAGCTAACAAATCAATTAAATTGTAATTATTTTTAAGATTCTTTCTTGTGTTTTTGGACAATAACATAACATCAAATTGTAACAAAATCCTGCGAGATTCTTAAAAAGAAATCGCGTGGGAATACAAATAAGGTTTTACACAGAAATATTCAAATGCACAATCGTGCCATCTTCTTTTGTCTGTATAGAATCTTGTGATTCTTGCGTATCTTGCGATTCCTCTTCTTGCTTTTTTTCCTTTTCTTGCTCTGGTTCTTTACCATTTCCCTCACGTTCATCGTTTGTTTCAAGCACTTCTTCAGCGGGGCGCACTTCTTGAATCTCGTCTTGTTTATCTTGCATTTCCTGCAAATTTACCATTGCCTGAAAGTCAAGTTTGACTTGAGAATTTGCATGTTGCACAGAACCCACTTGGGCATTTTGATGAATATGAGTGATATTGCCAATAGGAGAAACTGCCATAATTAGTCCTTTTTAAGCTGAATCGTTTGAGCTTTGGCATAAACGACATTTGCACCTAAAGTGATTTTAACAAATTTACGCTTAGTGTAATCCACTGCGTAATTTTCATCACAATCTCTTGTAAATCCTGCTAAAATTTGCGCGGCTTTGCGTAAGATTATATCAGAAATTTTAGCCTTTCCGCAATGGATAATGCAATGCGAGCTTGGGATTCCACGAATATGCAACCAAATATCCTCTGCTTTCGCTACTTTAAGTAATGCAATATTTTCTTTTTCATTTTTACCAATAGAGACTTTAACGCCCTCTATGAAAAAACTTTCAAAGAATTTTTGTTTCTGTTTTGCTTCTTTTATGTTAGATTTCTTTTGCAAATTAGAATCCAAAATTTGTAAATCATTCAAATTTGTTACATTTTGTATCATTTGAAGCAGTTTTTGATAAAAAAAGATTTTTTCCTCCAAATTGCGTGTTTGTAGATGAATATTTTTGGCTTTTTTGGCAAGTTTTTTGGAGTTTTCAAAGAAAATTTGCGCTGTATGGCTCAAAGAATGCGCTTGCAGAGGCAAGAGAATTTTCTCATTTTCCAAGCAAATTTCTCTTTCCTTAAAATCTGGATACAAATAAAGATTTTGTAAAATCAACTGCCCCAAATAAGCTTCTTTTTTTGCATTGTTTTCTAAGGTACTCCTATCTTCTAAGGATTCCAAATGGTATTGTAATTGGGCTATTTTTTGGGAAAGGTGCGCACTAGACTTGGCAATCTTTGCCTGCAAATCTTTTGCCTTTAGAATCTTAAAGTTGTTTTCAAGTGTGGCAAACAACTCTCCCTCTTCTTTCAGCATTGGCGTATTTGTAGGCTGTGGTAGCGGCAAAAGAGGTTTTGTGATTCTTACTTCACGAAAAGACTGCTCTTTGGTAAGATGTCGCAGGGCATCTAACACAATATTTTTGGAATCTAGCAAAATCAGATTCGTATTTTTACCCGTAAATTCAGCCTGCAAGACGACTTGGGAAGTTTTATAGCTGTTTTTGGTTTCCAAGACAAGTTGCAAAATACGATTATTACCATCTACCTTTGCATCTACAATCCAAGAATTAAAGCAATATTTTTGCAAGCTTTTATCAAAAGGAGCTTGATAAACTTTAGAGCAAAGGAGCGTTTCTTGCGTGATAAAAATCGTGCTTTTGCCCTTACTTAAATCCACAAAAAACAAATCGCCATTGATATCAATTTTAAACAAATTGTCCGCGATTCTATAAATAGAGCGCAGCTTAAGGGGTGGCGTTTGCTTTAAATAATGCGCAAATTTTCGCAATGTTAAGAGATTCATATTGGAATCTTAAGATTTTTTGTATTGATTTCCCTCAATACATTTCATAGCAAAATCCAACGCCTCTTTTGTGATTTCATTACCACTAATCATACGCGCAATCTCGCGGATTCTGCCCTCTTTGTCCAAAGGAATGATTTTTGAACCTTGCGCACCTTTTTGAACCAAAAAATGTGTATCAGCTAAACTTGGCATATGGGATTGATGAGAAATCGCAAAGATTTGATAATTTTCAGAGAGTGTCTTAAGAGCTTCTGCGACCCCTTGGGATTCCTCGCCACTTAAATTCGCATCTACCTCATCTAAAATAATAATGGCTTGATTTTTTTCTTGCACGCTTTGTGTAAGCAAAAGTGCAAGACGAAATCGGTTAAACTCCCCTGCACTAAGATTTTTAAGCACAGTATTTAGGGAAATCTCCAAGATTTGATTGCCAAAAGGCTGATAGGATTCCACCTCTTCAATAGGATGTAAAGCAACTTCTGCCTTAGGCATTTTAAGGGATTCTAACGCATTACTTAAAGTTTCTTTAAAGCTAGAAAGATATTTTTCTCGTAGCTTTTTCAAAGCATTCGCGCTTTCTACCAAACTTTTTTTAGCAGATTCAAATTGCAAAGTAGAATCTTTTAAAATAGAATCCAAATTTTCATATTTTTCTAATTCTTTCTTTTTAGATTCCAAGTATTCCAATGCCTCCTCTACACCTCCATATCTATGCTTTAGCGCACTTAGAGATTCCAAACGATTCAAAATCTCTTCAGGATTAATATTCTCTAACTCCCCCAATCTCTCACTTTCTTGCTCACACAATGCCTCTAACTCGTTTAAGGCATTCAAAATCGTATCATTTTCACTTCCAAGCAAGTTTAGAAAATGGGAAACTTTGGAGCGATGACTTAAAAACTCTTGCACTCCTTGCAGACTTTCATTGATTTTTTCTTTCTTTGAAATCTCTTTTTTGAGCTCCAAAAGCTCCTCATATTCCCCCTTT
This is a stretch of genomic DNA from Helicobacter ganmani. It encodes these proteins:
- a CDS encoding TolC family protein translates to MLQQILHKISWRHFIILVFASGMFFGCAANLPKDSEITQALPQTFQNTALISVDMESQPLAKASPIEQMNLLFNDSTLANLFEIALGNNLDLQIMNTRILQAKAQLKSAWGAIFPSVDGSVNANESHTRTNTIPIQKTQSYTSAVGATLSWEVDLFGRLQYAKNAKASLYEKSLQDLENAKITLLGDVAILYFTLLESSCNLILTQENIVHYQDALELTRLKVENGLLDSTELFEKQDLLTNEQNTLESLKSAFEENKNALLILLDTLELPFVVESQISPNAPTKLHLDSMPANVLLARPDIRAALFSLYAQSYTKANAKASLFPVLSISANLNEILDSNAQASGNLAWQFASSLTAPILNRTQLTQNYFLQDALLKESYLTLQKSLKNALSEIENTSFNVKSTELQLQNSQKRAKNAQSYFEFSSSRYFVGLIDNLEYALNAAAFNNAQKSLNTAKFENLKAFVLLYKAFGGDLNLISTTKHLINKE
- a CDS encoding tetratricopeptide repeat protein yields the protein MPQNQENNQVIQLDDNFGVLDDILKKEPQESKPQNKIEKLLEFFNQHKKISVILAVLFGFFILGFIFLIGLVLTREVQPPQTQTNALPPIDFSIKKGEDIITDAENLEALIKKANFLYTNGNKLEALDLYNKISNYSEGLSNYNLGVAQMEEKSYLEALNSFQKAIDLGEDRVISSLNAAICSLYLQEPLKYRYYLQLAQTYLPKTGNLPIYSYLYALTNFYLGNYLEAFSSLIHPSSDYYQEETNQLLATMYAYFNNNYKAIDALNRNSTDPKTWFNLALLYARIGDYNEANKLLTQSIDTFGSTLESDIALMLVKLQLTEYSQAARLANKYSQNQEALDRNPYPIQITLRDDFFNIDVAQKRFWDNFIGQKLNAYNVLFYFASYKVFDAKEAFNVIQEGGINIRIENLQEAKEILLRGQTISRMNRNIANAILETLNGNIRNANALLLEVVNAYPNHSILHYNLGLNYAQMGNFDAAYQHFLRSFHLNPKDLYAGIFALITAKLTYRDTGRLESEIGREIVNFQGNAEEQEFIQALLNFARDGIPTPLQSLENKEDNVAIYYALDFAQGVQMNNQTLLVKSAEGLKRLYPNDPISNLLSLLAINYQDEPKSLALKLQNYYQDPKINRDSIYYGASVVREMYIEVAHIIGTLHYVQQDLDMRLITEQKDARGVIQALALTYLYLQEFEKSFTLYNSLIDDFKEQDTQTLFLGAVAAIGAGHIENASTLLQLSKLEAPTNYETRIANGILFLQEKNFSAAASQFTTIAASKLRSKYFDFKINTQQILQNP
- the serS gene encoding serine--tRNA ligase, giving the protein MIDLKLLTNHFEEVMDKLSKRNIDAVFLNTLRESSLNYKQKKSALEELQATQNAKTKLFAKIKQEGGDINALKEECDLLKGQIALYSQEVELWENKLQEFSHNIPNIPDSKTPFGKDEKDNVEIKKVLEPTHFDFKPKEHWELAEQNGWIDFERGVKLAKSRFSVFMGMGAKLERALINYMLDFNSKCGFSEIGTPAVANAQTLFGTGQLPKFENDLFKISEFEEEESNEKNAKKGHELYLIPTAEVTLTNLYRDEILDEEELPLMLTAYTPCFRKEAGSAGRDTRGIIRQHQFDKVELVAITTPKESDMMQERMIACASKLLVSLGLPHRLVQLCGGDLGFCASNTVDIEVWLPGQNCYREISSISNTRDFQARRAKIRYKDSKKKNQLVHTLNGSSLAVGRTLVAIMENYQQKDGNIKIPLVLEPYLR
- a CDS encoding MATE family efflux transporter — encoded protein: MRDKIRFYSKERSHRILNIAIPSGLNSLLDIINLSIDLLMIGTFGASAIVAVGVSLNFIMLLFAFSTIIFVGNSALVSRFLGANDKKAANEVVMSLSFAAFVFSLPLMLSAFWGFEFFFAWIGIESQAHEIGSSYLSVVLFSVPLLLIKQVSISAFSAAGATKLPFYIKIVITLLNPIVKYTLIFGFLFVPALGVVGAAIGTLVVNFLETSALFSCLLFYKNSPISLKGRINFDYIKRAFIVGIPSGCERLFTLFAIIVMTKFVAFYGTYDLAGYQIATRIEGFAFMPGFGFMIAAMALMGQNLGAKKPLEAKYSTLNTLLLGGIFMGIVGFFMSVFAPFWSSFFSEDSATILASVHYLVPIGISQIAFAFICILDGALRGAGITKITLVINSIMIWGLRVVPCYFIATRGYPAIYIYLCICLETFLRAFVYWKIFQSGIWKNQKV
- a CDS encoding NFACT family protein gives rise to the protein MNLLTLRKFAHYLKQTPPLKLRSIYRIADNLFKIDINGDLFFVDLSKGKSTIFITQETLLCSKVYQAPFDKSLQKYCFNSWIVDAKVDGNNRILQLVLETKNSYKTSQVVLQAEFTGKNTNLILLDSKNIVLDALRHLTKEQSFREVRITKPLLPLPQPTNTPMLKEEGELFATLENNFKILKAKDLQAKIAKSSAHLSQKIAQLQYHLESLEDRSTLENNAKKEAYLGQLILQNLYLYPDFKEREICLENEKILLPLQAHSLSHTAQIFFENSKKLAKKAKNIHLQTRNLEEKIFFYQKLLQMIQNVTNLNDLQILDSNLQKKSNIKEAKQKQKFFESFFIEGVKVSIGKNEKENIALLKVAKAEDIWLHIRGIPSSHCIIHCGKAKISDIILRKAAQILAGFTRDCDENYAVDYTKRKFVKITLGANVVYAKAQTIQLKKD
- a CDS encoding DNA repair protein RecN → MQKLLLHQITIKDSPIFKQITFSPSAHFNVFSGASGAGKSVLMESILALFGLRECNAQVLEATLELQGFGEEFKGLFDEGEMILTLTKKDKIRFFLNAQNVPKKKVQALFAPFLKHLSTKADDVIGVENLFLIFDSFCSSKDSKYKVLLQAYKDSFAQFLDAKAALKKLQEEALKVAELKEFVRFEIQKLESLNPKKGEYEELLELKKEISKKEKINESLQGVQEFLSHRSKVSHFLNLLGSENDTILNALNELEALCEQESERLGELENINPEEILNRLESLSALKHRYGGVEEALEYLESKKKELEKYENLDSILKDSTLQFESAKKSLVESANALKKLREKYLSSFKETLSNALESLKMPKAEVALHPIEEVESYQPFGNQILEISLNTVLKNLSAGEFNRFRLALLLTQSVQEKNQAIIILDEVDANLSGEESQGVAEALKTLSENYQIFAISHQSHMPSLADTHFLVQKGAQGSKIIPLDKEGRIREIARMISGNEITKEALDFAMKCIEGNQYKKS